A single window of Nicotiana sylvestris chromosome 5, ASM39365v2, whole genome shotgun sequence DNA harbors:
- the LOC138868441 gene encoding uncharacterized protein, with the protein MDPSSPLYMHPSDNPDTMLVPIPFSGLRYRSWRRSFLQALSLKNKLGFVNGECKQPDLEKEHLKFRLWERCDDMVTSWILNSLAKEIADSIEYANDDVKL; encoded by the coding sequence ATGGATCCAAGTAGTCCTCTTTACATGCATCCTTCAGATAATCCTGACACCATGCTAGTTCCGATCCCTTTCAGTGGCTTACGGTATCGATCCTGGAGGAGGAGTTTTTTGCAAGCCCTCTCTCTCAAAAACAAGTTAGGTTTTGTCAATGGCGAATGCAAGCAGCCAGATCTAGAGAAGGAACATTTAAAATTTCGACTATGGGAGCGATGTGATGATATGGTTACATCATGGATCCTAAATTCTCTCGCCAAGGAGATTGCAGACAGTATTGAATATGCAAATGATGATGTTAAAttgtag